From a single Phocoena sinus isolate mPhoSin1 chromosome 1, mPhoSin1.pri, whole genome shotgun sequence genomic region:
- the KCNA10 gene encoding LOW QUALITY PROTEIN: potassium voltage-gated channel subfamily A member 10 (The sequence of the model RefSeq protein was modified relative to this genomic sequence to represent the inferred CDS: inserted 1 base in 1 codon; deleted 8 bases in 8 codons) gives MDACGWKEMEVALVDFDNSDEIQEEPGYATDFDLTTPKGQPGSSSFSNWNILINDSTNHETAFSKLPGDYVDPPGPEAVVLNEGNQRVIINIAGLRFETQLRTLNQFPETLLGDXEKRMQFFDSMRNEYFFDRNRPSFDGILYYYQSGGKIRRPASVPIDVFADEISFYELGSEAMDQFREDEGFIKDPETLLPTNDIHQQFWLLFEYPESSSAARGVAMVSVLVVVISITVFCLETLPEFQEDRELKVVRDSSLNTSRTVLSHTMFTDPFFIVESTCVMWFTFELVLRFVVCPSKTDFFRNIINIIDIVSIIPYFATLITELVQETEPSTQQNMSLAILRVIRLVRVFRIFKLSRHSKGLQILGQTLKASMRELGLLIFFLFIGVILFSSAVYFAEVDEPESHFSSIPDGFWWAVVTMTTVGYGDMCPNTPGGKIVGTLCAIAGVLTVALPVPVIVSNFNYFYHRETENEEKQNIPGKTDKRLNSVGSRMGSTDSLRKTNNGCSSEKSRK, from the exons ATGGATGCGTGTGGCTGGAAAGAAATGGAGGTTGCCCTGGTCGATTTTGATAACTCAGATGAAATCCAGGAAGAGCCAGGCTACGCCACAGACTTCGACCTAACCACCCCGAAAGGCCAGCCTGGGAGCAGCTCCTTCTCCAACTGGAATATCCTCATCAACGACAGCACCAACCATGAGACGGCCTTCTCCAAGCTCCCAGGAGACTACGTGGATCCCCCAGGGCCTGAGGCAGTGGTCTTGAATGAAGGA AACCAGCGGGTGATCATCAACATTGCTGGGCTAAGGTTCGAGACCCAGCTCAGAACACTCAATCAGTTCCCAGAGACCCTCCTGGGAG TGGAGAAAAGGATGCAGTTCTTTGACTCCATGAGAAATGAGTATTTCTTTGACAGGAACCGGCCCAGTTTTGATGGAATCCTATATTATTACCAGTCTGGTGGGAAAATCCGGCGCCCGGCCAGTGTCCCTATCGACGTCTTTGCTGATGAGATCTCCTTCTATGAACTGGGCAGTGAGGCCATGGACCAGTTCCGAGAGGATGAAGGCTTCATCAAAGATCCTGAAACATTGCTCCCCACCAACGACATCCACCAGCAGTTCTGGCTCCTCTTCGAGTACCCTGAGAGCTCCAGCGCCGCCCGTGGTGTGGCCATGGTCTCTGTCTTGGTTGTGGTCATCTCCATCACCGTCTTCTGCCTTGAGACACTTCCCGAGTTCCAAGAAGACAGGGAACTGAAGGTGGTGAGAGACTCCAGCCTCAACACGAGCAGGACAGTCCTCTCCCACACCATGTTCACCGACCCTTTCTTCATCGTGGAGTCCACCTGCGTCATGTGGTTCACCTTCGAACTGGTGCTA CGCTTTGTGGTCTGCCCCAGCAAGACCGACTTCTTCAGGAACATCATAAACATCATCGATATCGTCTCCATCATCCCCTACTTTGCAACCCTCATCACGGAGCTGGTCCAGGAGACAGAGCCGAGCACCCAGCAGAACATGTCCCTGGCCATCCTGAGGGTCATT CGCCTGGTGCGGGTCTTCCGCATCTTCAAGCTCTCCCGCCACTCCAAGGGGCTGCAGATCCTGGGGCAGACGCTGAAGGCTTCCATGCGGGAGCTGGGGCTgctcatctttttcctttttattggggTCATA CTTTTCTCCAGTGCAGTCTACTTTGCTGAGGTGGACGAGCCAGAGTCCCATTTCTCTAGCATTCCTGATGGCTTCTGGTGG GCGGTGGTCACCATGACAACTGTGGGCTATGGGGACATGTGCCCAAAT ACCCCAGGAGGGAAAATTGTGGGTACTCTGTGTGCCATTGCAGGGGTCCTCACCGTCGCCCTCCCTGTGCCA GTCATTGTCTCCAACTTTAACTACTTTTACCACCGGGAGACTGAGAATGAGGAGAAGCAGAACATCCCAGGA AAAACTGACAAACGCCTCAACAGTGTGGGCTCAAGAATGGGCAGCACAGACTCTCTTAGGAAGACCAACAATGGCTGCTCCTCAGAGAAGTCTAGGAAGTGA